From a single Nymphaea colorata isolate Beijing-Zhang1983 chromosome 4, ASM883128v2, whole genome shotgun sequence genomic region:
- the LOC116252324 gene encoding subtilisin-like protease SBT1.2, with translation MFPSMGTQASVPQYLFIFFFLFQIGQTAASPDANFQTYIVHLHPSSMEDSGFQTKYQWHQSYLESATSSNDSSSRLLYSYHTAIDGFAARLTEQEASVLRTAKGVITIHPDRFIELQTTYSYKFLGLDHLSGSVGAQPELKLGQGSIIGVLDTGVWPESPSFDDRGMPLVPKRWKGVCQAGEKFGPQNCNRKLIGARFYSRSHHLSPSEGVSVDSGHEYISARDARGHGTHTASTAAGAVVAGANVLGNAAGDARGMAPGAHVAIYKVCWFSGCYSSDILAGIDDAIRDGVDVLSMSLGGYPVPLYDDSIAIGAFRAIERGIFVSCAAGNNGPAPASVANEAPWIMTVGASSTDRRFPAILRLGNGHYLYGESLYPGRQFDRYNNGNWKHRGTFGGREFELVYQAGGKEGSEMCFNTTLARELVGGKMVVCDRGVTGRAMKGEVVREAGGAGMVLANAAVNGEEDSVDVHVLPATLIGYKESLVLKSYIKSSRRPTARILFGGTKYGSSNSPSVATFSSRGPSLTNPSVLKPDILAPGANIVAAWPENLGPSGLPEDNRRVNFTVLSGTSMACPHISGIAALIKSVHRSWSPAAIKSAIMTTANVLNQHGKPIAGGLFATGAGNVNPLRAIDPGLVYDMEPIEYIPHLCSLGYERTEIYTITHRNVSCREVLKANRGRGLNYPSMSVMFKNSRVVVLYRRLRNVGLPNSTYSVEVTAPQGVEITVRPQTLTFGYLDQSLSYKVLLVSRPKKLRKGEKFHEEGSLTWVHHRRGSYKVRSPISVTWVG, from the coding sequence ATGTTTCCTTCAATGGGTACCCAAGCTTCAGTTCCCCAATAcctgttcatcttcttctttttgttccaAATTGGTCAGACGGCCGCTTCCCCTGATGCCAACTTCCAAACTTACATTGTTCACCTTCACCCTTCTTCTATGGAGGATTCTGGGTTCCAGACCAAGTATCAATGGCACCAGTCCTATCTGGAATCGGCTACCTCCAGCAACGATTCGAGCTCTCGCCTTCTTTATTCTTACCATACTGCCATCGATGGCTTCGCAGCACGGCTTACTGAGCAGGAAGCGTCAGTTCTCCGAACTGCtaagggtgtgatcaccatccATCCCGATCGTTTCATTGAGTTGCAGACAACTTATTCGTATAAATTCCTGGGGCTGGACCATCTTTCTGGTTCCGTTGGGGCTCAGCCGGAACTGAAGTTGGGCCAAGGAAGCATAATCGGTGTCCTAGACACTGGTGTTTGGCCGGAGAGCCCGAGCTTCGACGACAGGGGAATGCCGCTTGTGCCTAAGAGGTGGAAGGGCGTGTGCCAAGCAGGAGAGAAGTTCGGACCGCAAAACTGCAACAGGAAGCTCATCGGTGCCCGGTTTTACAGCCGCAGCCACCATCTGTCGCCGTCGGAGGGAGTCTCCGTAGATTCCGGCCATGAATATATCTCCGCAAGGGATGCCCGTGGCCATGGAACGCACACTGCCTCGACTGCGGCGGGGGCCGTAGTGGCTGGAGCGAATGTGCTCGGCAATGCGGCTGGTGATGCTAGGGGAATGGCACCAGGGGCGCATGTAGCAATATATAAGGTCTGCTGGTTCAGCGGCTGCTACAGCTCAGACATCTTAGCCGGCATTGATGATGCCATTAGAGATGGTGTCGACGTCCTGTCCATGTCATTGGGCGGTTATCCGGTGCCGCTTTACGATGACAGTATTGCGATCGGTGCATTTCGGGCGATTGAGAGAGGGATCTTCGTCAGCTGTGCCGCCGGAAACAATGGCCCGGCGCCAGCAAGCGTGGCCAACGAGGCGCCATGGATTATGACGGTAGGTGCCAGCTCCACAGACCGGAGGTTCCCGGCCATTCTGAGGTTGGGTAATGGACATTACTTGTATGGTGAGTCTTTATACCCTGGGAGGCAATTCGACCGTTACAATAACGGGAACTGGAAGCACAGAGGAACATTTGGCGGGAGAGAATTTGAATTGGTGTACCAAGCTGGCGGGAAGGAAGGATCGGAGATGTGCTTCAATACCACACTCGCTAGAGAACTAGTTGGTGGGAAGATGGTAGTCTGCGACCGTGGGGTCACCGGGAGAGCCATGAAAGGTGAGGTTGTAAGGGAGGCAGGCGGGGCCGGCATGGTCCTTGCAAATGCTGCAGTAAATGGTGAAGAAGATTCTGTCGACGTCCATGTCTTGCCGGCGACTTTGATTGGCTACAAGGAGTCCCTTGTGCTCAAGAGCTACATCAAGTCATCAAGGAGACCAACAGCAAGGATCCTGTTTGGAGGAACCAAGTATGGGAGCTCCAATTCTCCTTCTGTTGCTACCTTCTCTTCAAGAGGGCCAAGCCTAACAAACCCATCGGTCCTGAAACCGGACATTCTCGCCCCAGGAGCAAACATTGTGGCGGCCTGGCCGGAGAATCTCGGCCCAAGCGGCCTGCCGGAGGACAACAGGAGAGTGAACTTCACGGTCTTGTCCGGGACATCAATGGCCTGCCCACACATAAGTGGCATTGCTGCGCTGATAAAATCCGTTCACCGCTCGTGGAGTCCTGCTGCAATCAAGTCAGCAATAATGACCACAGCCAATGTACTGAATCAACACGGCAAGCCCATTGCTGGAGGACTTTTTGCAACTGGTGCAGGGAACGTGAACCCACTGCGAGCAATCGATCCGGGGCTGGTTTATGACATGGAACCCATCGAATACATTCCCCACTTGTGCAGCCTGGGTTATGAAAGGACGGAAATTTACACCATTACTCATAGAAATGTAAGCTGCAGAGAAGTGCTTAAGGCCAACCGGGGTAGGGGCCTCAATTACCCCTCCATGTCTGTGATGTTCAAGAATTCAAGGGTGGTGGTCTTGTATAGAAGGCTGAGGAATGTAGGTCTCCCAAACTCTACGTACAGTGTAGAGGTGACTGCACCACAAGGAGTGGAGATTACAGTGAGGCCGCAGACTCTCACTTTTGGGTATTTAGATCAAAGCTTGAGTTATAAGGTGCTGTTGGTTTCAAGACCAAAGAAGCTTCGCAAGGGAGAGAAGTTCCACGAAGAGGGTTCCTTGACTTGGGTACATCATCGCCGTGGTTCTTATAAGGTCAGAAGCCCTATTTCTGTAACTTGGGTGGGATAG